TAACCTTCCTAAGACAAAGAGAAATACTAAGTATATATCTTGTGCACCACAAACCATGTACTCACTTAAATAACCCTATACATGCAAAGTTGTCTCCAAATTGGTCTCTTAGAACCTGTATTAGCATAATAGTCATAGAACATTGTAGGGAACTCTAAattgtgttggatcaagtgacctcagaataattaagaagggggggttgaattaattattcctaaacctttactaattaaaaaattactcttctaaggcttttactatgttgttaagagaataaggagtagaagagaaacttaaccaaaagtaaaagtggaaattaaaatgcacagcggaaagtaaaagagtagggaagaaggagacaaacacacaagagtttttatactggttcggcaacaacccgtgcctacatccaatccccaagcgacctacagtccttgagatttcttttccaaccttgtaaaaatccttttacaagcaaagatccacatgggatgtaccctcccttgttctctttgaaaccctagtggatgtaccctccactagaactaatccacaagagatgtaccctctcttgttctcagtcaaacccaagtagatgtaccctctacttgtaccacaaaggatgtaccctccaatgtgttaagacaaagatctcaggcggttaaacctttgatactttgtgaatggggatacaaaataattctcaggaggttagtcctttgaaatcttttgtataaaggaaagggaagaatcaaaagaattctgagactatgtcattttgaattctttgacaagggagaagggagacacaaaagaattcaggcggttagtcctttgttcttttggaaaagggagaagagagacacaaaaagaattcaggcggttagtccttggcgaattctttttggcaaagggagaagggaatgaaaaaagatgaatagcacaagtttttgaacaaagaacttttcttgaaagagaaagtcttgaacaaaaacttttagaaagatgaagagaagatgaatcagAAAAAATCTATTGAAAgagattaaagaaaatattgaaagattgatttgaaagagatgattgaGATCATTCaaatgtttcatgccaaggtcacatatttatagtttcttgatgactcaagtcaaaacttgtaactcttggcaattcctttaaaactaatcacttaaaaagatatgacttttgaaagaatcttcagaaacaagtcacttgaagaaatgtgacttttggaaatgaatttttcgaaaacaatcactggtaatcgattaccataaaggtgtaatcgattacacatcaacaaatgtgactcttcattttgaattttgaaaatcttaacgttttaaaaccactggtaatcgattactataatctggtaatcgtttaccagagagtaaaactctttggtaatgattttgtgaaaatttcttgtgctactcaatgttttggaaaactttttaatacttatcttgattaagtcttctcttgattcttgaatctttgagtcttgaatcttgttcttgattattcttgattcttgattcttgaaaacttgaaacttgaaacttctcttgaatctttctcttgattcttgaattctttggtatcatcaaaataacctttgaaggcattgcttccacaaattGAAGGGAACAAAGTCCATTTGAAAGCAAGGACTTGATTCTAGAGAAAGATTCAAGAGTTAACtaaatttttagtccctaaactttTTTGGAAATCCGGTTTTTAGTCCCTAAGCTTTTGTTTGACCGGTCAAGGTTCCTAAACTTTTTTCGATCTGAGCATCTAATGACAAAGTCATGTTTAGATTTTATTCTCTTGGATAATAAGTaccaaatgagagaaaaaaaacaagtagGTTGCAATAGAACTATCAAGTAAATAAGAAAGTAAGCAACACTGCTCAAGACTAGCAGTAGAGCATGTGTTCAAGGTACAATATAATCTCAATTTTGTAATAGAACCAAGCTACAACACCTAACAAATTATACATGTCAAACTCAAGAAACTACACCActgaaaacttgaaaaccaaagCACTAATCAACTAAAAGTTGAATATTTTGGCTAACACTGCACAATTGAAACTAGACCTATAAAACTGATGCAAAACTAGCACAATTGCGTGCCCCCCACCACATTCATAAGTTAAAGCAATTGAAATCAACAGAAGAATGGAACCTATAGAAGAGGATTGGGATGATGGCAGTAGTAATATGAGCACATTGTAAGTAGATGTTTTGTTGTATGCAAAGAAAgtttaataaaagaatataatgtAATCCAATAACATGTGGTGAACAAGCACAACACAATCCTACTAAGTTATCCATATTCTTTAAGACATCTTTGGCAATCAATCTTCTTACACTTTCATTAAAGATGATCATTGGCCAAAGCttacataaataaaagaagttacctTTTGAAGTTCCTCCAAGATAGTTTTGGCAACCTCGCCCTTATCGAATTTAATTCTTGGAACAATAGCATGCATCACTGAAACATTAAACCACACcacataattaaaacaaaatagaaaaatgttcATATAGCCATTGGTGTAAGCTctattggagcttgtaggcctaggatcttcttcatcaatggattcctttgcttcttggaagatgaatggcagcggaatggagatgaaagagagagaggagacaccacttcaaggagaagatgagtttagaagaagctcaccaccataggaggccatggataagagcttggaggaagaaggagatgaataaagggagaggaagagaagagcacgaaattttgtgctctaaaagagctctgaaatctaaagtttaattttcaaatgatcaaagttaaaaaaatgcacatacatgacctctatttatatcctaagtgtcacacaaaattggagggaaatttgaatttcaattcaaatttcacttgaatttgaaattgaatttatggagccaactttggagccaaaatttcactaattatgattagtgaattttagttatggttcagcccattaatccaagatcaattttaagattctccactaagtgtgcttaggtgtcatgaggcatgtaaagcatgaaggacatgcacaaagtgtgattatatgatgtggcaatagggtgtagcaagcaaatgctcacctccccctctaaaatttaattggattgggcttctcccaattcaattaaatttatttctcaacatacacatcaaatattcacttaatgtatgtgaaattacaaaactacccctaatacaaaaatagtctagatgccctaaaatacaagggctggaaaatcctacatttctagggtaccctacctacattatggagccctaaatacaaggtccaaaattaatgaaaccttaatctaatatgtacaaagataagtgggctcatacttagcccatgggcccgaaatctaccctaaggctcatgagaaccctagggccttctcttgcatctttgatccaatcttcttggagttttctattcaatgtccttggggggtaggattacaTCAGCCATTATCAACACGAAGCTCTACAAAATTGAAGAatgaaataaccaagtgaaataGAGACAATGTATGTACAACCACAACAAAACTGCATTCCTAAACAACTAATACTTGTAAAAACAAGAGAAATAAGTGCATATCATTTAATCATATGTAATATCATCCAAATTTTATGCCACTTACAAGGCATGCAATtaaagaattagaaaaataaaacaaagagacTGAAAGAAATGCCCTTGTGCCACCATTTTCCTCTCCATCTCAAACCCATAGTGTCAATGCTTATGCATCAGAATTAGTGAGCTAGCACTCCATCATCACAAATCATCTCCAGCTAAACCTAAAGCCAACACCACCATGACACCTCCATAACCAAACCCCGTCAACCACAAATTACTTTCAACTTATAATCAAGACTTGGAACACATGCCAACATTGAGAACCACTAAACTTGAAACACAGAACCCTCAAGCCATAAACCTATCACAGACTTAAAGCAAATCAACCCGTAAGCCGCGAACCACCTAATGGAGTTTGTTTGGGTTTCCCTTGTATCTTCAAACAAGAAACTTTCATACGATGACTATCACTTGACCATAGACCTTGCTACCCACCTAATGAAGTTCGGTTGACACCCTTGGCCATTCATCGATTCCTTCACAAGTACATATAAAGGAGAATTCAGGATAgggttagagagagaaagatgaaggaaaGATTTCCATACCTTGCTCAAACCCTATGATTGATCTAGCTAGAAGACATCAACCTTTGCATTCGAGGGTGGTTAAAATTTTCCTGCAGTGGTGCTAACAGTAGCTCGAGTGGCTTCTTGTAAGCGACGACAAACAGAGACCTAAAAGATGAGTAATATTTTAAACCACAAGGGGAAATGGTTAATTGGTTCGGATTTTGGGTTTCTAAACAACGATGGCTGGAGATGGAAATGTTAGGTTTTTGTTCTAAGGCTCAAATGGTAAAGTGAGAAGAAGGCTTTTGTAGATTAGTGTGCAAAGAGAGTTTTAATGGTCTAGGTGACAAAAGAAGCATAAGGGTTAAGAGGTTTGACGGTTTGTTCGTGAGATGACTGACACACAAATGAAGAGACTTTGGGTTGGAGAAGGCAACTTGGGGATTGAAGTTTCAAAGATGCAGGCTAGGGAGGGAATGGAaatgagaatcacttaaaacaTTGTAGTAGTTTGTCTTTATCATACAACGACAATGGTTAGTTCACAACTGCCTCTATTTTGGTGTcgttattttacaaatttgttGTAGTGAAGGGATTCACAGTCGAGAAAGTGTGGTTAATGGGGATGAGCATGTGTACCTATGATTCGTAAGGTGTGAGATTCTTCGTTGTTGAACTGAGATCCAAATCACGGGACAATTGTCGTTGAATTTAGATCCAGATCCAGGGAGATGGAGCGAATGTGAACGAGACAAATCCAGACCCTTTGTTTGCAAATCTGACTCTCTTGGCAAGTTGGACTCGAATCTAGGGTTTCTCATTTCTTATTCAATGGTTGAGAGAAGTCATGGTTCATTGAATGATGCTCTGTGCCTTCAATGGAGTCATGGTCGAGGTCTTCAATGGTGTCCACAAGGCCTCAGCAATGGAGCTTCATGATGGTGGATGGCAGTGGACAACGCAAGAGTGATGGATTCATAGAGAGTTAGGGTGAGAGAGTGAAAATGAAGAGACTGAGAATAGAGTGTACTCTCCAACCACGacgattttaaaataaacatgatgAATGCATGCAGCCATAACGATTTTTACGATAACCGTTTTTGAATTCACTAAACCACAGTGGTTTTTAAAGAACTGACATGCTcatatccattttttttataaaattgtcaccATGCTTTCATTGACAATGGTTTTTTAGAAATTGTTGTTGATGGAGCGTAGAAGACTGGTTTGTAGAAGTGTGAGCTTGGTTGGTGAGTAGGGGGCGTGAGATATGATAAACGTTTAAGGGAGATCAAAACAAAATTGGAGTGGAGGGTTTTAGGAAGGGCCGTAGGTTTGGAGTAAAGCCAACGAATAATATGAAATGCTGTAATTTTGATACTAGGATATCCATGATTAGTTTTTAGGATGTAGAGATGGTTATTTTGATGGGTGAAAATAGCAAtagcaataaatttttttaatagggaTTTAATGAGCAAGCAATAGGTATTTTTTTGTAGCGATAATTTATGATCTAAAAGTTAATTTGAGCCAAGTAGTGAGATTGCAAATAGTTTTAAAGGGTTAATGAGAACGAACAATGATCTCATAACAACTATCTAATAAGATTGGATAGCTCTGATGAAGCCTCAAGAACATCAAGATCCCATGGTTGGTtagtagaaaaaaaatcactaacttCAGCTATCTCTTAGGCATATAGACTATATTGTCATGCATGCATTCAAAAAAACTCTTATAGCaaccaatattttaaaacttatgcttataattaaaatacttgttttaagaagaattattttagtaaaatactATAGcaataaaatcaacttatttaataACCTTTAATATTTAAACTCATAAAATAAGTTGTCATAGTAACTATTGGCTTACTACAACaatgttttaatgtaataaaacaTTAGCAATATAGTTATAGTTATTCTAACTTGAAAGTGAAACATAACCAATAcaagtaaatataataaatatagctGCAAACTtgtatatattattcttttaaaatcatAAGGATCATGGTGTGAATACaccaaataatttttagtaGTGTAAGATTTTCCTATAGCAATTTGAGAAAACTCTAATTATAAGACATTTTCTTAAACCATAAAACTAATGCTTCATATAAAAGGTTTTAATTCTAAGGAGTATAAGAATGTTAATGAAATAAtccttataattaaatatgatgtcTAGAAATAAACCTTGAAATGCCGAAATTAAAATATGCAGACGTGTGCACTTATATGCAAATGTACAAGCTCTAGCAACGAGCAAGTATCTATCCCATAATAATGGCATAAGGTACTTGGAGAAAATCTGTTTCCTATAGTTAAAATTTTAGGATGTTACACTAAGGGTTAGAACTCCCTCTGTAAGTACTGCAATCTTTTTCCCTTTAGCTATTTCAAGAACTCGTATAGGGAAAACATTAGAGGGTGTCTATTATGGTTACAAAATTCAATTATGACTATAAAATTGTTCAAAGCAATTTTCTGCTACCGGTTTTCACTCTACTGGTTTCCTAGGATGGCATGGGAAAACCTTTGGAAGGAGAATCTTCTCCTTACGTTCTTGATCTATAATTTTACAAATGCTGCCAAAACATTCTTTTTCCattcctttctttgttttgcttATCTCTATACCTCAAAAGGCAGAAAGTCAGAACCAGTTTCTGGGATCCTAACAAATGATTTCTCACCAAGTGTTCTTTCCTATCACAGTCCACCCCCTGCTCCTGCTCCAAACAAGGTGTACACTGCATAGTAACATTATCATCTGTTGCATACTGTTGAAAATATCTATTAGAATCTGAAAATTTATATAGTATTATCCTTTTCCCAAGATATCATCCAAGATGCGGATTGGTCCCATATGACCCAATTTCTTAAAGAAGCCTCGAACTAACACATCCCAAGTGGCAATATTGGGAAAGATTcctttatttaacattttatttagaTACACAATTGCCTCTTCAATGCCTAACGAATTACAGATACCCCACAAAAGGCTGGTATGAGCTATTATGTCAGGACACAATTCCTTTCCTGCTGTAATTCTATCCAAAAACTGGATGGCAGTTCTAACCTTACCCAACTTAGAGTACGCATAAATAACTACATTAACAGTAATGGCATCTGGCTTCACTCCATTTACCAACATTCTCCCCAAAACCTGCAAAACCCATTCCTCCTTTCCATGACTGGAAAATCCATACATAACAGTGTTGTAAGTGACCAAATTTAGCTCCACCTTCCTTTCTTCCAACTCCCTTATAAGCTCACAAGCTTCTTTAAGCTCATTCACACTAAACAGGCCATCCAACAACTCATTGTACGTTCTGGTATCAGGCAAACACCCATATCTCTGCATCTGATCAACCACACGCATTGCCCATAGTACTCTTCCACCGCAACACAAGCCCTTGATAAACGTGTTGAACGTAACAACAGTCGGAGGACAACCATCAGTAGCCATATTATCAATAAGTCGATAAGCCTGATCAAACATAGAATTCTTGCAAAGCACATCCACCATGGAGGTGTACACCACAACATTAGGCCGAACCCCACAATTCACCATCTTGTTCCACACCTCAGAAGCACCCTGCAAATCCCCAGCCTTCACAAACCCGTGAACAAGAGTGCTGTACGTAGTCACATTCGGCCGGCAAAAACAATCCTTCTCCATCCGACCACAAACATCCACAGCCTCAGCCAGATTCCCACTGCAGCACAAACCATTCAAGAGTGTGTTGTACACGACAACATTCGGCCGAACTCCCTCCAAAACCATAACCCTCCACAGCCCAACCCCCTCCCCCActctccctcccaagaaatacCCTTTCATCAACGAACTAAACGTGTGAACATTAGGCCTGCACCCTCTCCTAATCATCTTCCCCAAAACCGCAAGCGCCAACTCAACCTCCCCAACATCTGAAAGCCAACTAATAACACTCGAATAGCTAACAACATTAGGATCAACCCCGTTCCCCACCATCTCATCCATTAAGCCAAACACCTCCCCAACTCTCCCCTCCCTACACAGCCCACAAATCAAAGCATTGCAAACCGACACCACACCCTCCGCCCCA
This region of Glycine max cultivar Williams 82 chromosome 7, Glycine_max_v4.0, whole genome shotgun sequence genomic DNA includes:
- the LOC100783217 gene encoding pentatricopeptide repeat-containing protein At3g48810, with amino-acid sequence MYLKDGYSLLLKHRKPSSLPLVLATRPLNPPPSSASLLHESHVAHALRREPNVLYALQHFQYLTNTLAFKHTPLTYHVMIEKLGRNSELDALHYILHQMKIERIPCSQDSFICVLNSYKNSGLGDRALKMFYRIKEFGCKPTVKIYNHLLDALLGESGNKFHMIGAVYENMRGEGMEPNVFTYNVLLKALCKNGKLDGACKLLVEMSKRGCVPDGVSYTTVVAAMCEDGRVEEAREVARRFGAEGVVSVCNALICGLCREGRVGEVFGLMDEMVGNGVDPNVVSYSSVISWLSDVGEVELALAVLGKMIRRGCRPNVHTFSSLMKGYFLGGRVGEGVGLWRVMVLEGVRPNVVVYNTLLNGLCCSGNLAEAVDVCGRMEKDCFCRPNVTTYSTLVHGFVKAGDLQGASEVWNKMVNCGVRPNVVVYTSMVDVLCKNSMFDQAYRLIDNMATDGCPPTVVTFNTFIKGLCCGGRVLWAMRVVDQMQRYGCLPDTRTYNELLDGLFSVNELKEACELIRELEERKVELNLVTYNTVMYGFSSHGKEEWVLQVLGRMLVNGVKPDAITVNVVIYAYSKLGKVRTAIQFLDRITAGKELCPDIIAHTSLLWGICNSLGIEEAIVYLNKMLNKGIFPNIATWDVLVRGFFKKLGHMGPIRILDDILGKG